The Chryseobacterium phocaeense genome includes the window CGTAATGCCCGGAATTTTCAAACCAAATGAATGTTTTAGATGGTGCTTTTAGTTTCTTGTAAAACTTAAATGCAAGCTTAGATGGCGCATTGTAGTCGCACCTACCTGCAATAAAATAAACCGGAACTTTTAACTCCTTTGCCGTTCTAAACAAGTCAACTTTCATCACTTCTGCCCACATAGCTTCCATCGTGAATGATTGCCCTTTCGCAATCAGGCTATCGTTGTAATGTTGTTTGGCAAACGTGTCCATATTCTTATAGAGCTGTCCTACGCTTGTGCCTTTGCAAAAATCGCCGTGGAAGTGCCTAAGCCATTTCCGTGATAAATAAAGGTCTTGCAGGTCATTTTTCGTTTGCGAGGGGTAACGCTTTTGGAGTTCCTGCAATTGTGATAAAGCTGTGATATCTTTCTGTAATTTTGCCTGCTGGATTGAATAGCTAAGCGAAGTCTTTTCGTTCAGATACAAGTTTGTGACCTGACCAACACCTATATACGCATAAAACAGTGATGGGTGTTTTTTGACAAGATTGACACCCGTGATAGTGCCAGCGGAGTAGCCCACAAGAAAGATCTTATCTTTTTTGAACCGTTCTTTCAATATATTGATCAAACTCAAAGCATCTCTTTCAATTTGGTCGAATGTCATACTTTCAGGAGCAATCACATCATTGTAGGATAACCCGGTTCCTCTTTGATCGTATGTGACAACAGTGTAACGTCGCTCTAAATCCTTGTTATGAGTTTGCCAAAAATAGAAATCTGAAAAACCGGGTCCACCGTGCAATACGAGTAAGACCGGATTTTTGGTATTATTACCTTTTATGAACACTCCGTGCTCTACGCCATTTAAAACAATACGATTGTATTCATTTACCGATTTAATCTGAGCTTTGCAGCTTTGCAGGCTGAAAATTGTCGTTATCAGAGCTATGAGGAACTTTGGGAACATTATTTACCTGTAGGATTTTAGTTGTTCCTTATGACGAAAAATGTGGAACACAGAAAAATTCAGCCACTCATATACACTCATATATCCAAATGGAGGCATATCTGAGGTTCCGCACTTATCTTCAAAGCTCAATGTTGTGATGCAATCATTTAATTCTGCCTGCAACTTTAGCAGCAACTCGCGATACTGATTTATATCGTATTGCTTAGTGGCAGGAATTAAAAAGTCGGGAGCTTGATACTTCACATCATTGTTCAGCATAAAATCCCGTATCGCCTGAACATTATAATCAAAAGGAATATCCGAAGCGTAAGGTACTTCGGTTAAGAATTGCTTCATCCCTGTATTGCCAATAATAATATGCTCAATGATTTGAGCCGGGTTCCATTTTTCTGATGTTTCAGCATTGTATTTTTCGGCAGGAAATGTTGTTATAATCGAAGCAATCTCATTGAAAACGGCATTGTTAATTGATGTTAGTTCAAATTTTTCAGATAGATATTTAAGTGTTTGACTGGTGTTTTCCCAAAGCTTTACGGTATCCTCATAATGAACCTGATCCCTAAATCCGACTTGGGTAATCGTAAACTCGCAGCTATATTCATCTAACTGTTTTACCAAATACGATATGTCGCAATATTCTTCCGGAGTGTCTTCGGCTTCCCAAAAAGAACTCCAGTATGTAAATTTCAGAAAGCTATTTTTGATGTGTTCTTTAACGATGCCCTTATCAAAGTACTCAACATCTTCCCAAGTTCCTGTAAATAGAATGGGCGAACCTGTTTGCCACGTCGTAGAGAGTGCAGCACCCCACGATATTTGATAAAATTCTTTTGATAAAAGTGTTTTCCAAACCTTTTCTTTAGAGGCATATATTTTTATACTTTCTGAAAACTTCATTTTCTTGTTCATTGTATTAAAATCTGATAAGTTTATATTTATTTCTATTTTTTTGCATAGTAAATGGTTGAAGCTCCAAAAAATTGCGGGTATGAGCTCACGCTTTTGAAACCTGCATTTTGAATGATCTTTTTTAACTCAGATCCGGATGGAAAATTGATTGCCGATTTTGACAAATACTGATAGGCATCTTTATCTTCTGAAAAAATATTTGCAATACATGGCATTAGTATCCTTGTATAAAATAGATAAAAAGCCTGTTGAAAACGGTTGGTAGGTTGCGATGTTTCAAGAATAACAAGTCTGCCATTCTTAACTAACACTCTGCGTATTTCTGATAATCCTTTTGACAGATTTTCAAAGTTCCTAATACCATATATTACGGATGCAACGTCGAAAGTGTTATCCTTAAAGCTTAAATTCTCTGCATTGCTGAGTTCTGTTGTAACTCTCTTTTGCAGATTTGATTTCATTATTTTTTTGTTGGCTACTTCTAACATACCTTTTGAAATATCAACACCAACAATGCTTTTTGCATTTGTTTTTGAAAATAGAATTGCCATATCTCCTGTACCCGTTGCAACATCAATAATGTTTTGTGGATTGGTCTTCTTGATAAGCTCTAAAACATTGTTCCGCCACTTTTTATCCATTCCGAATGTTATCAGTCGGTTCAGAAAATCGTAATTTTTAGAGATGCCGTTGAACATTTTTTCAACCTGCGCCAATTTGCTCTTGTTGGAGGTTTTGTAAGGTACTATAACTTGTTTGTTCATGGTTCTTTTATAAATAAATTGTCAGCTTTAATTTCAACGGTTTGTTCAATTCTACATATTTAAGAATACATCAGCCCTTAAAAGCTTATCTAATTTTTAATATTTGTTTGAAACGATTTTCTAAATGAAATAATAGTTGTTGCCGAAATAATCAAGCTTAAAACATACACTTGAATTTCTGGTACTGCAATGCACAAGAAGAAAATAAATAATGCAGTTGCAACATTACATAGATTGGCAATCCTCTGGATCATTTTTAATGTGCTGTTGGAATTAATGTAATTGATTGAAAAAATCAATAGCATTGAAAGCCCACCGGAATGATACCACATCAGTTCTTCATCAAATTGAAACGTATCAAAAAATGGATAAACGAAATGCAGAACAGCAAAGGCAAACAATAGCCAATTGCATATTTTATATAATTTGATCATTATTGAAATATTTAAACCTTATTAATAAAAAACCTGTTGCATAAAGCAAGAATGGAATGGCCATGCTGATAGTAAAAGCAGCGATCATATATCGGTTCCCAATCCATATTAAATAGCCATTGGAAAATATGGTCAATAACAATATAAAACGATTGCTCACCAATGTCTTGAATTGTTTTACCGAAAAGTATAAATTAATAGCGCCGATGAAAATTAGTCCAAGACTAAACATGGCATTAAAGCCTATCCACAGGTTCCAGAAGTTTCCGGTTTTATCCATTTTTATATGAGTTGATTGCAGGGCATCCAGTAGGCTCGCATCTTCAGGATGAAGATCCGTTGAGTAAAATGTGCCGTGTAAATGCAGCAAGCCAAAAAACAGTAAAACTGCTGAAGCGGTTATTAGGATTATTCTAGCCAAATTATTTTTCATATCAAAATATTCAATTTGTTACGGAATTAATTTCCTTTCAATTCTTACTGTTTTCAATGCGTTGGGGCACTTTTAAATGAAACAACAAGCCTGTTCCAGGCATTGATGGTAATGACAACCATAACGATTTGTACCGTCTGCTTTTGCCCAAAAAATAATTCTGTTTTGCGATACAAATCATCACTCAAGCCTTTTTCGTTTATCAAGGTTATTTCTTCGGTAACTGCAAGTAACAATTGTTCTTCTTCTGAAAAGGAATTGGTATTATTTCTCCAATTACTAATCAAATCAATGCGCTCTGGCATTTCTCCAAATTCTAAGGCGTGTCTGGAGTGCATATCTATACAGTAGGTACAGCCGTTAATTTGCGAGGCCCGGATTTTTATCAAATATTGATTAGTTTTTGAAACCGAAACGGTATCTAAGTATTGTTCCAACTTCAACAAAACATTAATTGCGGATGGCTCAATGTTCTCAATTATTAATCTTTGTGACATAATGCTCATTTTTCCATGTACAAAAAACAAACAATTGAAGTTTCTGGCATAGTAAAAAACGGACAAAATACCGGAGAGGATTAATCAATAGCTATTAATTATATTAGTATTACTAAAATTCTAATTAGCGTTTTAGATTTTTTTGGTTATTAGGTTTTGTTGGCATTTTGTGACTTCCCGCTACTAAATTTTTATCCTTCTAATACTTCACATCGATGCCCCATTTTATGCAATTGCTCTGAAATTTCGAGGTTGCTGAAATTAAAACCGCATACCCTAAGAATTTTATCGCAGTCTTCCAGATCAAAATTTACTTCTAAATCAGGATATTTTGACAATATCACTTCAATTATGCTTTTTGCCTCGGCTGCTTCAATCACATTTGTTCTAAAAATTTCAATCATTAATTTTAAAGCTTCAATAGATGTTTTTTTATCGCAATTTTAATTACCAATTCGCTTCTCTGTGGTTTATACTCAACCAACTCAATTAAAATTCTATTTTCGACACAAATCTGTAAGAAAAAATAATTATACAATAGTACAAAACGGACACATTGGAGTTCGGATGAAATTAAGTATAAGAAAGACCTGTTTTCGAGATTTCTCAAAACTTACCTAGCACTAAGAAATAAACTTATCTCAGTTTAGTTTTTGCAAATAATTTAATTGTTTAGTGCAGGAATACAGCAAATTTAGGCTGTGGCTGTCCCTATCAATAAATCTATACAAGTTTACAACCTACAATCGCTTTACTAGAATAATGTCCATTGAATGACACTATATCAACCTAATAATTCTCAAATGCTTTGCCGGGAGTAACACCGTAAAAGCTCTTGAACTCTTTTATAAAGTGCGATTGATCATAATAACCCGCATCGAAAAAAAGCTTGTTTTCCCGAAGGCTCTGGGTGGATGGTTTAGCGTTGAGGATATTCTGAAAACGAACTACTTTACTGAATGTTTTGGCAGTATCGCCTACATAAAATTCAAAAAGTCTTCTTAATTGTCTTGCACTGATCCCAGTGTTCAGTCCATTTTGGACATCAAGGGTTCCACAGTTCTTTAATATGATATCAATAGCTTCATATAATCGATTATCACCGTCAAAGGTTACTTTGGAAAAAAGTTTGACGAAGTAGCTATCGAGAATGGCAACAACTTCGTCTATGTTTTGATTTTCATTAATATTGTGCGCAATAAACCGGGATATATAAGGAATTATCAACTGGAGTTCTACAAGCCTGTTGCTCACTTCCAAAGCATTTAATCGGAATATTTGGGGAAACATTGTAGGCAGAAAGCGGATACCAATCTTATTGAAGCTACCGATTAGAGGAAACTCATTGTACGTGTTGCAAAAGCCCATTACATAGCTGTCTTCAGGATCGTCAAGGCTGAAAACAATATCTATGCAACCATCAGCAACCACACGATAACTGTATTCAGAAAAAAGAGGTTTTGTTGTTCTAAGCTGCCAATAACAATAGATGTAAGGTTGTAAACTTATATGGGGCAGAAATTCGTTGTACATCACATCTCCATCCGATTGCTTTACAGCCGGCTGAATGGGTTTATAAAGTTTTCTTATTTCTGCTGCAATCTTCAATTTACATCTTGAGCTATTAACGAGTTGTAAATTTACGCAAAAAATTTAATTGGGTAATGAATTAATCCTTAGTAGCAAATAATAGAATTGTTATAAATAGAATTTATTAATCAGTCTGCCTTATGCGATCTTTACTTCTCGTCTTGCTCGTCCATTTTCTTTACCAGTGCTTCACATAGGCTGTTAAGAAATTTCGTTCGGTTTATCTTACGGGCTTCCAATTCCATAAACGTGTGGTAAAAATCGCCTAACTCAATATTAAAAGCATCTTCAAAAGTTTTGGCAATCAATTTTATGTCTGTATTCCCATTGTTAAATACACCGTGGGCGTACAATGCATAAATAAGCTCTATGAGTGCTGTTTTGCTTCCTGTCCAATTGAGTGAAGAATTGTCAGAAATCTTGGTATGATTACTATTTAACTGGTCTTCAAGATAAACTTGTATGAGATCATTGGCAATTATTTTAGCAACTTTATAATCGTGTGAAGTAGAAAAACGGTGGTCTGCTTCAAAATAAAAGGTGTCCAGCCACAATCTTATATCGTGTTTTCCCCGCACAAAAAATTTATCGTCAAGAAAGGAGTTATTACTCCGGTAATATTTGTAGAAATCAATATTGTTATCGAAAAACTTTTTGAGTTTAATTAATTCTTTGTTCAGGAATTTTTTTATTTGCTTATCTCCATAGGGCTTCTTTGCTTCTATCTTATAGACAGAATTATAGTATATCAATTTGGCAACAATGATTGGTTTTTGATATTTGAAAAAATGGATTTCATCATCCGTATTCTTAAATCCTTTTGCTAAGACAAACTGTTTTAATTCTAATAAACTTTTTATAATTAAGTCAATAACTGTTTCTATACGCTGTATTGAGTAGTCTGTCTCAATCTCCAAATCTTGGATTGCCGTTTCAAGTTTACACAGTATTTCATTATAAAATTTAGTCATTTTAAAATCTTGAAGTCTTAATTATTAAGTGGAAAAGTCAGTACTTTTTCCATTTAGTCATTAAGTAGTTTTTTTAATCTGATCTTATTGTACTGTTGCAATAATATTGGACAGAAATTATACAATATGTTGGCAATTAATATTAATATACCGAATTTAATATGACCGCTGACGAAACAATATAATGTAGTAAGAAGAAAAAAGGTGAGGCAGATCCAATGATATCTTTCGTACATCGCAATGGTTTTTGTGTAGGTCCGAAAATATTTTTTTCCTTTAATGACTGTCGCCTTAGTGCTGTTCAATGAATTGACGGCATCGCCGTTTTGAACAAATTTCCGGATATATTTTATACCAATACGCTCGTAAAAATTTCTTTGAGAGCTGAATGCCAATAAGTTAAAAACACTCTCGGGCAATACACCTATAATTATTGATAATCCCATAAACAAATAAAAATATAGGTTGTTGATACCCTCTTGGAACCAAAACCAAAAGATGGGAGCAATACAAAGTATCGACCAAAAAAAATTGATTGCCTGATTTAGTATTTCACGTTTGTGTATCGCCATCACTAAAATTTATCCTGGTTGTGCAGTTTCTCTTATCTCAACACTTGTGTTCTCTCCGTTCAGGATCGGGCATTTCTTAGCGATCTTTATTGCTTCATTCATGTTATCAGCTAGTATAATTAAGTATCCTGCCACAGAAATATCGTCCGCAGTATGCGGTTTCTCAATAATTTCGCCATTGGGCTTTAATACCCTTCCTTCTTTTGAGAAATGATTTCCACCGTCGGCAAGTTGGCCGTTTTCTGAAATTTTATTTATCCATACCGTCCATTGCTGCATGTAAATTTTCATTTGCTCTTTAGTTGGTTGTACTTTCTCATTGGTAATGTCCATTCGGAACATTAATACAAATTCTTTCATGTTATTAAATTTTAATTATTAATTCTTTAGAGATACTGGTGTTCTTTTAAGCCATTTGGTTAGCACAATTCCCATAAATATCATTTTCATTAACCAGTCGCCAGCATGGACAGCACCCAACTGCCATTGCATGTTATCCCAGAGAATTGCTCCAATCATCCCGACCGCATGAAATGATATCCACAGAAGAAGAACCAGTTTTAATGTGTGTTTCCATTGTACCAGATTTAATATGAGAATTAATTTCGCCAGCACATAGACAACAATCAATTCTCTTAAGGGAGCAAACACCATCGTCCATCTGGGTATTTCGGGGTTTGGTGGGTTTCGGTATGTCTCCCATATTTCGCCGAAAACCATCGGGCTGTACCAAATTCCACTGAGAACAAATGCTATCAGTCCCGTTGCGATTATTGTCCAATAATTGTGTTGTGTGAGTTTTTCCATTGCATTGCGTTTTGTAAATGCAAAAATGCTTTGTTTCACACATATTGCTATTGACATAGGTCAAAATCGTTCTATTTTTATTTAAGCCTACTTAAAGTTTCTTCCCGGATATCCAGATAAGACGCCAATATCTTGTTGGATACCTGTTGAACTAAGGCAGGATTTTCATTCAAAATAATTTCATATCGTTGCTTCGCTGTTAGGGTTACCCTTTGCTCAATTTTCCTGTTTTGAAACGAATAAGCCATTTCCAAAATCCGCTGATAAAAATTTCTCCAATTATCCATTTGGCTATTCAGACGATAAAAATCCGCATGACTGATTGCTAAAAGCTCGGTATCTTCAAGCGCTTCTATCATTTCTATGGAGGGCTTTTGAGAAATGAAACTTGTTAAAGCTGTTCCAATATGATTATCGAGCATAATGTATCTTGTCTTTTCATGCCCGTTTTTATCTACAAAAAATATACGGACACAACCGGTTTTCACAAAGTAAAATTCTTTGCAAATGCTTCCCTCATGTAATAAAACATCATTTTTGCTGACGCATTTTCGCTTAAAACAACTTAATATTCTAACCAGCTGGTTTTCGTCAAAGTCGGAAAACATTTTGAGCACTGATTGTAACTTCTCTGACATTTCTCTTTGTTATAAGATGGTTAACATGATGGATGTCATTGGCCTTTTGTAGCGCTTTTCGTTGTCGGTTCATAGTAAAGCATTACGGCTCCATTGCCGAATATTTTTGTTTTATTGAGTTTAAAAACAGTTCTGTCTATGTCTTCAAACAACGGCAAACCGCCTCCTGCCACCATAGGGTGTATACAGAGCTGGTACTGGTCAATCAAATCAAGTTTCATCAGTTGTAATATCAGGCTTCGGCTACCAATAAGGATGTCTTTCCCCGTTTACTGTTTAAGCTTTAATATCTCTTTTTCTATATTTTGATCCGCCAACCTTGCACTTTTCCAGTCTACGCTTTCGAGGGTTCTGGAAAAAACAATTTTTGGGATATTATCTATAACCGCGGCAAAGTCGTCCATTGATTTTTCGCCGGAGGGTTTTTCAACTAAAGTCCGCCAAAATTCCATAAGCTGATACGTTACCCTCCCAAACAGAATAGCATCCGCATGGCGCAGTAAATCTGTGTAATGTTGATGTATTTCATCATCAGGAATTCCTGCAGTATGGTCGCAAACACCGTCTAGTGTCGTATTGATTGTTGCAATTACTTTTCTCATCGTATTTTATTTACATGTTTTTCATTTATTTTGCTGTGTTTCACTTTCGAAATCAGATTTCTTTTCTTAAAATGGCAAATCCCAAAGTACCGATGAGTTATCGTTTTATTGCTTCCGACAGAGAGCCAACGAAATTGATCTGTCGGCCTTTGTTGCTTTCATAAATGAAGTCCGTTAAACTTTGGGTTTCACATTTTGAAAAATCACCTATAATGATTAAAGGCATTCGGTACTGAGCAAATTTTTGGAGTATCTCACCTGCAAGTTTAGTTTTTAAATCAAAAAAATCGAGCGTAATGTTTTTTTCATGAATAAGAATCTTATCAAATCCCTGATAGTAAAGATCGCCCAATAGATCCAATCCGTCTTTGACAGATCTTAAGATGATGTCGTCAGAAATAATTTCAGCTATTTTTAAACTGTTGGTATGGTGTGTTTCAATTGTCATTGTCAGATCAATTTTTTAAATGGTTCGTATCTGTACCACTTACTAAGCTATATCGATTAACTCAACAATTTGATCCTCAGAAAATTTGAATATGGATCTTCCGCTTAAATCAATTTGCTCGCCTTTTTTTAATCCGTTGGGAAGATCAGAAGCTAAAGTTGCAATGTAATCTATTTCAATTTCGGTGGTATCGCCCTTATGCTTGAAAGATTTTATGGTTTGCAGCCGGCTTTCAAAATAGGATTTTGCCTGGTCAGCTTGTTTTCTAAACGCTTCAATCCCGTTTAACACCATCGTAACCTCATCATTATTGATGTTTTTAAAAATGATAGCTTCGTTAAAATCCCGGACCATCTTGTCAATGTCGAATGCATTATAGCCGTCAACATAATTTTTTATAATTTCTTCACGTTTTGTCATTGTTCGGTCTTAAATTAATTTGCCAGAAAACCTCATAAATCTTTTTCTAACAGTACATTGTTTTCCATCGTTCCTACTATTCTGAAACCTAGTTTTTCGGCGAAATTTAATGCGTTTATATTTTCAGCGGTTGTATTCGCTACGACTTTGTTTATTGCATATTCCCGCTGTGCATAGGGGATCAATAAGAGAAAGGCTGTTGCCATCAAACCTTTTCCCCAATAGTCGGGAAGCAGGGAGCCGCCGATTTCAATTTCGTTCCTCAGTTTGTCCCAATGGTGCAATGCGCAATCTCCAATGATTTTTTCTGGGTTTACGGTGGTGCGTATTGTGAAAATATCATTGCATTGTGAAATGATATTTTCAGTAAACTCGAAAGCTGCTCTGCTGTTCTCCTTTGATTCGACTTTTTCACTTTCCTGCCCGTCTTTTTGGAAATACAAACTGTGAAATGCAATAGCATCTTTTTCAGTTAGCCGTTTTAATAGTAGCTTTTGGTTGCTTATATCAGTAAATTCAATGGCCATGCAAGCGTATATTTAGTTATTTAGTCCATTTTTATCTGATCTAACTAAGGCGCCTAGTTTTTCGGGTGCGACTTCGCAGAACGCCGTTGTCAAAACTTCAACGAAAAGCTCCCAACTTACCATTTCGAGCTCTATTATAGTCCAGCCCTGCTTGCCCCACTTGTTTTTAACCGGATAAATGGCAGATTTATCTGCGGAAGAAAAAATATCCTGATCTATTTCTGATAACTTTACGGTAACTCTTTTTAGCTTATCATCATACGTTGCAAATATTTTTTTCCTCACCCTGAAAGAAGTCTTTTCAAAGTGTGGTTCCTCCGTGGTTTCAGGAAAGGAAAGTGCCAGTTTCAGCAATTTTTCAACTATTACCATAACTAATTATTTTTTTACCGGGGTCAAATGGGTCAGTACACACAACCATTCGTCACCGTCTTTTTTGTACACATCTGTAATCCATTCATCAGCTTCCATTGGTTCTCCTTGCCAGGTTCCGGTATTTTGCCCCCGGCCAGTTACCAATGCTATATCTCCGTACATTTTTACCCGCAACACTTCTTTGCTCATCACCGAATGGGATAGCAGCCCTTGTTTCAGTACTTCAAAAAACCGCTCTTGCTGTATAATTCCACCTTGACTGTCTACCAACACCCAATCGGATGTGATACATTTTTTTATTTCTGCGATGTCGTTTGTGACTACCGCCTGGTTGAAGTTGTCTTCAATGTGTTGAAATTCCTTAATTAGATCTATTTCATTCATATTTCAATCTTTTATTAGGATAAGGGAAAGCCCGATGTTATCAGGACTTTCCCTAACTGTTTTTTGCTTACATTATTTTTCCAAATTGTTTTCAGCAAAATATTTCATTGCTTTCTGCAAGAACAGCGCAAATTCAGGTTGCGGATTTCCGTCTGTAACATTAGCTAAATAGCGCTCGTCATTTACTAAAAGATCACCAAGACCCGCATAAGCACAAGCTTTTTGATCTGGCACAACTGAATTACCCCAAAATTTGTTAATTATATCATAATGCCTTGCAATGTGTTGCTGTACGATGTCCGATTCCGGACTATCGTTTCTCAGTGCAAATAGGTCGCTGAAAACATTTTTCATTTCTTTTTGAAGAGCTTCCACACCTGACTTACCAAGCTTAATGAGCTCTTTTTCAGATTGTTCGACGGTTTGCGCGCCGTACTTATTAATTGCTTCCTCTCTGTAGGTCGTTCCAACTTCTTTGGGAAAACCTTTGTACAATTCTTCTGGATTTTTCATCATTTCTCCTTTTTTAAGATTATTAATAGTGATGTCGATCGTTCTCAATAAGTCAGAAATTCTTCTTTTACGGTTGAGCAGTGCCGACTTATGCTGCATCAGCGCTTTAACCAGATCGTAGTCAGACTCATCCATCATTTCTAGAATATCCTTGAGTGGAAAGTCCAGTTCACGGAAAAACAGAATTTGCTGCAAGCGCAATAACTCGTCATTTCCATAAAGCCTGTACTTCTTCTCGGTTCTTACTGATGGACGGAGCAAGCCGATTTGATCATAATATTGAAGTGTGCGTACGCTCACACCCGATATTTCCGCCAATTTTTTAACTGTAAGAGTTTTCATTCTTTCTTATTATTTATCGACTGTACAAAGGTATGATATGACGTAACGTTAGGGTCAAATGTTTTTTGAAATTATTTTTAAATTTAATTATAAACAACTGAAAATTAGATAAATAATCTTTACATCTGTCGCTAAGCACATACTTTTGGTATCGTTGGTCGCAGCAATTTTCTCATTAAATGTCAAGAATTTTCTAAGATATCTT containing:
- a CDS encoding nuclear transport factor 2 family protein, giving the protein MTKREEIIKNYVDGYNAFDIDKMVRDFNEAIIFKNINNDEVTMVLNGIEAFRKQADQAKSYFESRLQTIKSFKHKGDTTEIEIDYIATLASDLPNGLKKGEQIDLSGRSIFKFSEDQIVELIDIA
- a CDS encoding GNAT family N-acetyltransferase, whose translation is MAIEFTDISNQKLLLKRLTEKDAIAFHSLYFQKDGQESEKVESKENSRAAFEFTENIISQCNDIFTIRTTVNPEKIIGDCALHHWDKLRNEIEIGGSLLPDYWGKGLMATAFLLLIPYAQREYAINKVVANTTAENINALNFAEKLGFRIVGTMENNVLLEKDL
- a CDS encoding MmcQ/YjbR family DNA-binding protein, whose amino-acid sequence is MVIVEKLLKLALSFPETTEEPHFEKTSFRVRKKIFATYDDKLKRVTVKLSEIDQDIFSSADKSAIYPVKNKWGKQGWTIIELEMVSWELFVEVLTTAFCEVAPEKLGALVRSDKNGLNN
- a CDS encoding nuclear transport factor 2 family protein encodes the protein MNEIDLIKEFQHIEDNFNQAVVTNDIAEIKKCITSDWVLVDSQGGIIQQERFFEVLKQGLLSHSVMSKEVLRVKMYGDIALVTGRGQNTGTWQGEPMEADEWITDVYKKDGDEWLCVLTHLTPVKK
- a CDS encoding MerR family transcriptional regulator — encoded protein: MKTLTVKKLAEISGVSVRTLQYYDQIGLLRPSVRTEKKYRLYGNDELLRLQQILFFRELDFPLKDILEMMDESDYDLVKALMQHKSALLNRKRRISDLLRTIDITINNLKKGEMMKNPEELYKGFPKEVGTTYREEAINKYGAQTVEQSEKELIKLGKSGVEALQKEMKNVFSDLFALRNDSPESDIVQQHIARHYDIINKFWGNSVVPDQKACAYAGLGDLLVNDERYLANVTDGNPQPEFALFLQKAMKYFAENNLEK